The following coding sequences are from one Pedosphaera parvula Ellin514 window:
- a CDS encoding RHS repeat domain-containing protein — MAKYCSETMQFGKPGLRLALGTAFITFAMSLSCSAVNLQLGVNPPGALDGSSPSINLTWDASLDGVYLVQSKTNLENDVWKTEEPVKSNVGPIKWMAPEALERSKYYQLVLPQPEILSVEPAVVSTNGGTLYVMGQMLSTNGMLRVGGLVLSPNVLQPGSVYSFTLPPLTEGTYDVAWLEGGQAVATAYKLFSVTGQPTPVGGSTDRLLEPPQEPPASPGNRTYTAGRFELDTITGSDIQEGKKGLNAVNVKLASRTAGGGGGDGSFEDDFALWPHMHQHSNQRWAGTHHFSMRVKETGQWWCAGSRQKTINDDVGEMREVPMHPAHVEFPNLMLFSGEVQLEIADTVIPGRSLDFAWVRTYRSRTGTNTAMGNGWDFSYNLSIQPLGGDILVHDGTGRDDRFFAQTNGTYSAPEFFCEGSFSKNIFILTFPDTGKWVFNPLDGSGQAGKISQIVDRNGNALTFGYDGSGRLFTVVDDLGRTNTIGYDKNGFIQTLTDFAGRVVTFNHHGSSTSSDLKGQLLSVTSPPVVGTPNGNDFPDGKTTTYSYSTTPPMKR, encoded by the coding sequence ATGGCAAAATATTGCTCTGAGACGATGCAGTTCGGCAAACCGGGACTTCGGTTGGCACTTGGCACAGCCTTCATCACATTCGCGATGAGCTTGTCCTGCTCCGCGGTGAATCTGCAACTGGGAGTCAATCCGCCCGGCGCTTTGGATGGCTCATCCCCTTCCATCAACCTGACCTGGGATGCGTCACTGGACGGCGTTTACCTCGTGCAAAGCAAAACGAATTTGGAAAATGACGTTTGGAAGACGGAGGAGCCGGTTAAATCAAATGTCGGCCCCATCAAGTGGATGGCACCCGAAGCGCTGGAACGTTCCAAGTATTACCAGCTTGTCCTCCCACAACCGGAAATTCTCAGTGTGGAGCCGGCCGTGGTTTCAACGAATGGCGGCACGCTTTATGTTATGGGGCAAATGCTGTCCACCAATGGCATGCTGCGGGTGGGCGGTTTGGTTCTGTCGCCCAATGTGCTTCAGCCGGGATCGGTTTACAGTTTCACCCTGCCACCACTCACCGAAGGGACCTACGATGTGGCATGGCTCGAAGGCGGACAGGCCGTGGCAACCGCGTACAAACTTTTCTCCGTCACCGGGCAGCCCACTCCCGTGGGCGGGTCAACGGATCGCCTGCTCGAACCGCCGCAGGAACCGCCAGCCAGCCCGGGCAATCGCACTTACACAGCCGGTAGATTTGAGCTGGACACCATAACCGGGTCTGACATTCAAGAAGGCAAAAAGGGACTGAATGCAGTAAACGTCAAACTTGCCTCCCGCACCGCTGGCGGCGGTGGCGGCGACGGAAGTTTCGAGGATGATTTTGCCCTCTGGCCTCACATGCATCAACACAGTAATCAACGGTGGGCCGGCACTCATCATTTCAGCATGCGCGTTAAGGAGACTGGTCAATGGTGGTGTGCTGGAAGCCGGCAAAAAACCATTAATGATGACGTCGGCGAGATGAGGGAAGTCCCCATGCATCCGGCACATGTCGAATTCCCGAATCTGATGCTTTTCTCCGGTGAAGTGCAGTTGGAAATAGCCGACACGGTCATTCCCGGTCGCAGCCTGGACTTCGCCTGGGTGCGCACCTATCGATCACGAACCGGAACAAATACAGCCATGGGTAACGGCTGGGACTTTTCTTACAATCTATCGATTCAACCGCTCGGTGGAGACATCCTGGTGCATGATGGGACCGGCCGTGACGACCGGTTTTTCGCGCAAACGAATGGAACCTATTCGGCCCCTGAATTTTTCTGCGAAGGCTCCTTTAGCAAGAACATTTTCATACTTACCTTCCCGGATACAGGAAAGTGGGTTTTCAATCCGCTCGACGGCTCAGGGCAGGCCGGAAAAATTTCCCAAATTGTAGACCGCAATGGGAACGCCCTGACATTCGGATATGATGGAAGCGGGCGATTGTTCACGGTAGTGGACGACTTGGGGCGCACCAACACCATTGGCTATGACAAGAATGGTTTCATTCAAACGCTCACCGATTTCGCCGGCCGCGTGGTGACTTTCAACCATCACGGTTCATCAACCAGCTCCGATCTCAAGGGACAGCTGCTCTCGGTCACTTCGCCGCCCGTTGTGGGCACGCCCAACGGCAATGATTTCCCGGACGGCAAAACCACAACCTATTCTTATTCGACGACTCCACCGATGAAGCGCTAA
- a CDS encoding cysteine desulfurase-like protein yields the protein MKNPVFGNQSVPSALAAPEIIRARFPALTREHNGKPVAYFDGPGGTQVPQDVVEAMVDYLYHHNANTHWNFPTSTETDAALANAREAFADFFNASPREVAFGNNMTTITFHVARGLGRAWGPGDEIVVTELDHQANVAPWRALAKERGVTIRSVPFDVKTGELVWSELERAVTSKTRLVAIGAASNALGTISSVRNAAQLAHAKGALCFVDAVHFAAHRVIDVKAMECDFLACSPYKFYGPHAGVLYARAEVMTWLDVPKLDPASNEIPERMETGTQNHEAIVGGGAAVEFLASLASGATRRERLVLAMSELHARGDALFARLWSGLSEIKGVTCYGPPPGQPRTPTVSFVVAGKPSAEVARALAQDGVFASNGNFYATNVLERLGHTREGLVRAGCACYTTEGEVDRLIAGVRRIAS from the coding sequence ATGAAGAACCCAGTTTTTGGAAATCAATCTGTCCCATCAGCGTTGGCGGCTCCGGAGATCATTCGTGCACGGTTCCCGGCACTGACGCGCGAGCATAATGGAAAGCCAGTCGCCTATTTCGACGGGCCGGGTGGCACACAGGTCCCGCAGGACGTAGTGGAGGCCATGGTGGATTATCTCTATCACCACAATGCGAACACTCATTGGAATTTTCCCACCAGCACGGAAACCGACGCGGCACTTGCAAACGCGCGCGAAGCCTTCGCAGATTTCTTCAATGCCTCTCCGCGCGAAGTTGCCTTCGGCAATAACATGACCACCATCACCTTTCACGTTGCCCGCGGTTTGGGACGTGCGTGGGGGCCGGGCGATGAGATCGTCGTGACGGAACTGGATCATCAAGCCAACGTGGCTCCGTGGCGCGCTTTGGCGAAGGAGCGTGGTGTGACCATCCGCTCGGTGCCGTTCGATGTGAAGACCGGTGAACTGGTGTGGAGCGAGCTTGAGCGTGCAGTGACGTCGAAGACGCGCCTTGTGGCAATCGGGGCTGCCTCCAATGCGCTGGGAACCATTTCATCGGTTCGCAATGCTGCGCAGCTTGCTCATGCCAAAGGCGCGCTTTGCTTTGTGGATGCCGTCCATTTTGCGGCTCATCGTGTGATTGATGTGAAAGCCATGGAATGTGATTTCCTGGCCTGTTCCCCTTACAAATTTTATGGACCTCATGCCGGCGTGCTTTATGCGCGCGCCGAAGTGATGACTTGGCTGGATGTTCCCAAATTGGATCCGGCGTCCAATGAAATTCCCGAACGAATGGAAACCGGAACACAGAACCACGAGGCCATTGTTGGAGGCGGTGCAGCCGTGGAGTTTTTGGCGTCCCTGGCTTCAGGTGCGACGCGACGGGAGCGGCTTGTTCTGGCAATGTCAGAACTGCACGCGCGAGGCGATGCTCTATTTGCGCGGCTTTGGAGTGGGTTAAGTGAAATTAAAGGCGTGACCTGCTACGGACCACCTCCCGGACAGCCACGCACCCCGACCGTTTCATTCGTCGTTGCCGGGAAGCCTTCTGCAGAAGTGGCGCGAGCGTTGGCCCAGGATGGCGTGTTCGCTTCCAATGGGAATTTCTATGCCACCAATGTGCTCGAACGCCTCGGTCATACACGTGAAGGCTTGGTGCGAGCCGGATGTGCCTGCTACACTACCGAAGGCGAAGTGGATCGCTTGATTGCCGGTGTGCGTCGCATTGCCTCCTGA
- a CDS encoding RHS repeat domain-containing protein: protein MQFVYATNTDPASVDYDAVDYVQRGPYRTKLRRFPQTPTPSNDFAVVKCVVNDGAGNVSECFFDSRNRCVRQLDYTGRANPDLPTTETQNRPTGKLRQSDPDFYETRCAWNRDSLCTRITYPNGDATTCTYEQDFDKNASARKKGDLRIVRELACCTGADTDGDGVNDLTERAWHFSYDPRFGSPAICEGKKLYVGNLPFSATESRFASGPRQTTSLDGIHTAREMKLTSGQPTIIDNKKGLFLTGVIDPRGNASAANYDAQGNQLHCESTDRKGGAVVACDFNYKEHGKLAAITNAPNGDGIRRVDTFNYYDSGPQAGYLADWTVDSAGPTVTITRFEYDPQGNVTRCVDPRTNDWLFTYNALDQMVQCQTPTNINARCATDYFYDTADNLVQTRIEVRDDTDTKLGTYSRFKHPDLMKRCLRVEQETDSSHLVAAEFQYDANDNLVLYRSPEAVNGNDPNNVVSYTYDERDLLFQETHGPGLTNGTLSEFSYDADGNRLVVTVRDAFGNNAVPATRVFAYDGFGRPVRVTDPMGNTITRAYDGNDNLVYERFDGELNDVAGSASNRRLSEKRCVYDGFDRCVRTSEAFFDPITGLAVGDGMASTTINYAPNGLVTSTADDNDHHTAFTHDRLNRLVTITDPKSNLVVYAYDACGNVLSRQQVDVSDLGGPVQTFVSSFVLDALNRCIGDSDNVGNTNLYAYDSRNNVVRYVDHNYNMSRCNYDGLNRCTLTIADLNGDGLLDLATDASSLRVWDDNSRLVTMTDANGNTTHYGYDSLDRLMTTTHADQTTESLVWSPRSNLASRTDANGTTTISTYDLLDRCLQRNITPASGVAATTTFETFQYDGLSRCVMASNNVSRLNFAYDSLGNCVSSAQDGLPTTCTFDGVGNRLSMAYPGGRIFLSTYDALDRVSSLSTIPFAGGALSGIATYAYDGPDRLSTILRTNGVNTRIRYDGLQGQPNSPGDLGWQQVASINHARGAQAVDRRIFAYDGNQNKILRAQVVPFVQNQPTATNLWSYTALNQLSKAINTKGTGATLRSYHLDAKGNRLEVTNDVTVDVYTRDATLPEPADFQMDQYTVTPFGTEQHDHNGNLIQLSGSDGPTTCFYDYANRLVEVDRLNNGIPGLVASFSYDALGRCISKTTYPGVPSAPVTIQYVHGGDLDRDGVLEERVSGVVSRVHCWGITGGDLDGDGYPDRVAFTGGGEPIYYHTDELGNVLALTDANGSVLERYDYDDYGMPTFLTSDGSPMVGGDGLPVTQSAFGNSYLFHGMEWVAETALYHGSGSKGENPLFESPTSGRYLSPTRCSDGTCIAEQNAFSFAGNNPWTAGMIRSRNKHQGDYLPAHNFKLEIDGRIRHLHKEGIIHRDLAARNFLVVSGSPGGSPLGTEACSREVLKSYFEHGDTPTQSQFKAINTKGTGATLRTWRPGRPTYGDITCAGGAGGITAFYVNPRSISR, encoded by the coding sequence TTGCAGTTCGTCTACGCCACCAACACTGATCCCGCCAGCGTGGATTATGACGCGGTCGATTATGTGCAGCGCGGACCGTATCGCACCAAACTGCGCCGGTTTCCGCAAACACCAACCCCGTCAAATGATTTCGCAGTGGTGAAGTGCGTGGTGAACGATGGCGCCGGCAATGTGAGCGAGTGTTTCTTCGATTCGCGGAACCGTTGCGTTCGCCAGCTCGATTATACAGGCCGCGCGAATCCAGATCTGCCGACGACGGAGACGCAGAACCGCCCGACCGGCAAGCTGCGCCAGAGCGATCCGGACTTCTACGAAACACGCTGTGCGTGGAACCGGGATTCCCTCTGCACTCGCATTACCTATCCCAACGGCGATGCAACCACGTGCACTTATGAGCAGGACTTTGATAAGAATGCCAGCGCGCGAAAGAAGGGTGATTTACGCATTGTGCGGGAACTCGCCTGCTGCACAGGTGCGGACACCGATGGTGATGGCGTGAATGATTTGACGGAGCGTGCCTGGCATTTCAGTTATGACCCACGCTTTGGCTCGCCTGCGATCTGCGAGGGCAAAAAGCTTTACGTGGGCAATCTGCCTTTCTCGGCGACTGAATCCCGGTTTGCCTCCGGTCCGCGCCAGACCACTTCGCTGGATGGCATCCATACGGCCAGAGAAATGAAGCTCACTTCCGGCCAGCCAACCATCATTGATAATAAGAAAGGGCTTTTCCTTACTGGTGTCATTGATCCCCGGGGAAATGCTTCGGCGGCGAATTATGATGCGCAGGGCAACCAGCTGCACTGTGAATCCACCGACCGCAAAGGTGGTGCGGTGGTTGCCTGCGACTTCAATTACAAAGAACATGGTAAACTGGCCGCCATTACCAATGCTCCGAATGGTGATGGCATTCGCCGGGTGGATACCTTCAATTATTACGACAGCGGTCCGCAAGCCGGGTACCTGGCTGATTGGACAGTGGACTCTGCTGGGCCGACGGTCACCATCACCCGCTTCGAATATGATCCACAGGGCAACGTCACTCGCTGTGTGGACCCGCGCACCAATGATTGGTTGTTCACTTACAATGCGCTGGACCAGATGGTGCAATGCCAAACGCCGACGAATATTAACGCGCGTTGCGCCACGGATTATTTTTACGATACAGCTGACAATCTGGTGCAAACACGCATTGAAGTGCGTGACGATACAGACACCAAGCTTGGCACTTATTCCCGTTTCAAACATCCCGATCTCATGAAGCGTTGCCTGCGGGTGGAACAGGAAACCGACTCAAGTCATCTAGTCGCCGCTGAGTTCCAATACGATGCCAATGACAATCTGGTGCTTTATCGTTCCCCGGAAGCGGTCAACGGCAATGACCCAAATAACGTGGTGAGCTACACGTATGACGAGCGCGACCTGCTATTCCAGGAAACACACGGGCCCGGACTTACCAACGGCACACTGTCAGAATTTTCGTACGACGCGGACGGTAATCGCCTCGTGGTCACTGTGCGGGATGCCTTCGGGAATAATGCAGTGCCTGCGACGCGCGTTTTTGCCTATGATGGGTTTGGCCGACCGGTGCGGGTGACGGATCCCATGGGAAATACGATCACGAGAGCCTATGACGGTAATGACAACCTGGTTTATGAGCGGTTCGACGGCGAATTAAACGATGTGGCCGGAAGCGCTTCCAACCGGCGACTTTCGGAGAAGCGATGCGTTTACGATGGATTCGACCGTTGCGTCCGCACCAGTGAAGCTTTCTTTGACCCCATCACCGGCCTCGCTGTCGGCGACGGTATGGCGAGCACTACCATCAATTACGCGCCCAACGGCCTGGTCACCAGCACTGCCGATGATAATGATCACCATACGGCTTTTACTCACGATCGCCTCAATCGCCTCGTGACGATCACCGATCCAAAAAGCAATCTGGTAGTGTATGCCTACGACGCTTGCGGCAATGTCCTCAGCAGGCAGCAGGTGGACGTATCTGATTTGGGTGGTCCGGTCCAGACATTTGTCAGCTCGTTTGTCCTTGATGCGCTTAACCGCTGCATCGGTGACAGCGATAATGTTGGGAATACCAATCTTTATGCCTATGACTCACGCAACAACGTGGTGCGTTATGTGGATCATAATTATAATATGAGCCGGTGCAATTATGATGGGTTGAATCGTTGCACGCTGACCATTGCAGATCTGAATGGAGATGGTTTGCTTGATTTGGCAACCGATGCGAGCTCCCTGCGCGTGTGGGATGACAACTCGAGGCTGGTGACGATGACGGATGCCAACGGGAATACCACACACTACGGCTATGACTCGCTTGATCGCCTGATGACAACCACGCATGCCGATCAGACTACAGAATCGCTGGTCTGGAGCCCACGGAGCAATCTGGCCTCACGAACGGATGCCAACGGCACCACGACGATCAGCACCTACGATCTGTTGGATCGCTGTCTTCAAAGGAACATCACACCCGCCAGCGGCGTGGCGGCAACCACGACCTTCGAGACGTTCCAGTACGATGGCCTCTCCCGTTGCGTGATGGCGAGCAACAATGTTTCAAGGCTCAACTTCGCCTACGACTCGCTCGGCAACTGCGTGAGCTCAGCACAGGATGGTCTCCCGACAACCTGCACATTCGATGGCGTGGGCAATCGCCTCTCAATGGCTTATCCAGGCGGACGCATCTTTCTGTCCACTTACGACGCACTCGATCGTGTGAGCAGTCTTTCCACAATTCCTTTCGCCGGAGGCGCACTCTCTGGGATTGCCACCTATGCTTATGATGGTCCGGACCGGCTTTCCACGATTTTGCGCACGAACGGGGTTAACACCCGCATTCGCTACGACGGTCTGCAGGGTCAGCCTAACTCTCCGGGCGACCTCGGTTGGCAACAGGTGGCGAGCATCAACCATGCTCGTGGCGCCCAGGCGGTGGATCGACGGATTTTTGCCTATGATGGCAATCAGAATAAAATCCTGCGGGCGCAGGTGGTTCCGTTCGTGCAGAACCAACCGACCGCCACCAATCTCTGGTCTTACACTGCGTTGAACCAACTCAGCAAAGCCATTAATACAAAGGGAACAGGAGCGACACTGCGGTCGTATCATCTGGATGCCAAAGGCAACCGTCTCGAGGTGACCAATGATGTCACGGTGGATGTTTACACGCGCGATGCAACGCTGCCCGAACCGGCCGACTTCCAGATGGATCAATACACGGTGACACCGTTCGGCACGGAGCAGCACGATCATAATGGCAACCTCATTCAACTGAGTGGCAGCGACGGACCAACGACCTGCTTCTATGATTATGCGAACCGGCTGGTGGAGGTGGACCGTTTGAACAACGGAATTCCAGGGCTCGTGGCCAGTTTCAGTTACGATGCGCTGGGCCGCTGCATCAGCAAGACAACGTATCCAGGCGTGCCGTCTGCACCGGTTACAATCCAGTATGTGCATGGTGGCGATCTGGATCGCGATGGCGTCCTTGAAGAACGGGTGAGTGGAGTAGTTTCCCGCGTGCATTGCTGGGGCATCACCGGCGGTGATTTGGATGGCGATGGCTATCCGGATCGCGTGGCTTTCACCGGAGGGGGCGAACCGATTTATTATCACACAGACGAACTGGGCAATGTGCTCGCGTTAACCGATGCCAATGGCTCCGTGCTTGAGCGCTACGATTACGATGACTATGGCATGCCTACTTTCCTCACCTCTGACGGCTCGCCGATGGTGGGCGGTGATGGTCTGCCGGTGACGCAGTCGGCGTTCGGCAACTCGTATCTGTTCCATGGCATGGAGTGGGTTGCGGAAACCGCTTTGTATCATGGTTCGGGTTCGAAGGGTGAAAATCCGCTCTTTGAAAGTCCCACGAGCGGTCGCTATCTCAGTCCCACCCGTTGCAGCGACGGCACCTGCATCGCGGAGCAGAATGCATTTTCATTTGCTGGAAACAATCCCTGGACGGCGGGCATGATTCGATCCAGGAACAAACATCAAGGCGACTATCTGCCAGCGCACAATTTCAAGCTGGAGATCGATGGCCGAATAAGGCATCTGCACAAGGAGGGCATCATCCACCGCGATCTCGCAGCGCGCAATTTTTTGGTCGTCAGCGGCTCGCCTGGGGGTTCACCGTTAGGCACCGAGGCATGCAGCCGCGAGGTGCTCAAAAGTTATTTTGAGCATGGTGACACGCCGACTCAATCGCAGTTCAAGGCCATCAACACCAAAGGGACAGGTGCAACCCTTCGCACGTGGCGCCCGGGCCGGCCGACCTACGGAGATATTACCTGCGCTGGCGGCGCGGGTGGCATTACTGCATTTTATGTTAATCCAAGGTCGATTTCTCGCTAG
- a CDS encoding YHYH protein, with product MKTTIKMFVATILIAVNSDAADPQIDSWFTQNSGKYARIYATSADETSGNAITTWSRGSGTQSLPVYAGVREVSYSANWVYIRSSGLASYVMGPWYLNAAKTQLFPNYPANAKVLYRIPRSPVVPASKTLTGLGAVGYFVNGVALFDNRDAFYWNGSSEVQGTGLWNRDAYVNESVTFDAALAHQAGAAHHYHANPIALRYQLGDHVDYNANNNRYTESAGAPTKHSPIVAWVRDGFPIYGPDGYSNPTNPASGVRRMVSGFVIRDGQNGTANLATTGRTNLPAWAAREYNRSATLAASEYGPNVSTTYPLGRYIEDNEYLGDLGKTLGVDFDLNEYNCRYCVTPEFPNGTYAYFVTITTTGAPAFPYNLGRSFYGDPTGNTVTSITEAVTTNFVGGVNAALQLNPPIVTNNTVTLVWSATEGGTYRVESSGNLTGWATNATGVAATFNRGTISTPATPTNQFFRVTRTAIASYDSN from the coding sequence ATGAAAACAACTATCAAAATGTTCGTGGCTACAATTCTCATCGCGGTCAACTCAGACGCCGCTGATCCCCAGATCGATTCGTGGTTCACCCAAAACTCAGGCAAATATGCGCGCATTTATGCCACCTCCGCCGATGAAACCTCAGGCAATGCCATTACCACCTGGAGCCGTGGTTCAGGGACACAATCCCTGCCAGTCTATGCCGGCGTGCGGGAAGTCTCCTATTCAGCAAATTGGGTTTACATTCGCAGCAGCGGCCTGGCCAGTTATGTAATGGGTCCGTGGTACCTCAATGCTGCGAAGACCCAGCTTTTTCCGAACTACCCCGCCAATGCGAAGGTGCTTTATCGCATTCCGCGCAGCCCGGTCGTGCCCGCCAGCAAAACCCTAACGGGCCTGGGTGCGGTGGGATATTTCGTGAATGGCGTCGCCTTGTTTGACAATCGTGACGCGTTTTATTGGAACGGCAGCAGTGAAGTGCAAGGCACCGGGCTTTGGAATCGCGATGCTTACGTGAATGAAAGCGTTACGTTTGATGCCGCGCTCGCGCACCAGGCTGGCGCGGCCCACCATTACCACGCCAATCCCATCGCACTGCGTTATCAACTGGGCGATCATGTGGATTATAATGCCAACAACAACCGTTACACGGAGAGTGCCGGTGCGCCGACCAAACATTCTCCCATCGTCGCCTGGGTTCGGGACGGCTTTCCTATTTATGGGCCGGATGGCTATTCCAACCCCACGAATCCAGCCAGCGGCGTGCGCCGGATGGTTTCCGGTTTCGTGATTCGTGACGGCCAGAACGGCACGGCCAATCTTGCCACAACCGGACGCACCAATCTTCCCGCCTGGGCGGCGCGCGAATACAACCGCTCAGCCACACTCGCCGCCAGTGAATACGGTCCGAATGTCAGCACGACCTATCCGCTAGGACGTTATATCGAGGACAATGAATACTTGGGCGACCTCGGCAAAACCCTGGGCGTGGACTTTGATCTCAATGAATACAATTGTCGCTATTGTGTGACACCGGAATTTCCCAATGGCACCTACGCCTACTTCGTGACCATCACCACGACTGGCGCGCCAGCCTTCCCGTACAATCTCGGTCGCAGTTTCTATGGCGATCCCACCGGCAACACCGTTACCAGCATCACCGAGGCGGTGACGACCAACTTCGTCGGTGGCGTCAATGCGGCGTTGCAGCTTAACCCGCCAATCGTGACGAACAACACGGTGACACTCGTCTGGAGCGCAACCGAAGGCGGGACCTACCGGGTGGAATCCAGCGGCAATTTGACTGGGTGGGCTACAAACGCCACCGGGGTTGCAGCAACTTTCAATCGCGGCACCATTTCCACACCCGCCACACCGACCAATCAGTTCTTCCGCGTGACCCGCACAGCAATTGCTTCGTATGATTCGAACTAG
- a CDS encoding YHYH protein translates to MNAKRYPYLMAAILFIAESLHADPQLTSWLTTYSGRYARISETDAQLATGTTETTWSRNSVSQSLPAYCGIQNIYSSSNWVYIRTTGLGSHQMGPWYNDATRTTLFVNVPANQKVLVRFPRTPTVPATKSTVGGEIGYFVDGVDAFDSRDAVSYINSTGSDGSPPGGGGTTGDGIWNRDAYVNETITFDPALAHQQNTGVYHYHANPIATRYLVGDHVDYNTATKTYTESTNAPTKHSPIVGWMKDGFPLYGPYGYSNPTNPASGVRRMISGFVLRNGQYGTANLAATGRTTIPAWAARAGNRSSTLSATEYGPAVSTSFPLGRYTEDNDYLGDLGKTVGVDFDLNEYNCRYCVTPEYPGGTYAYFVCITSNGLPTYPYNVGKQFVGSPTGTAVTSITETVTTNFMGGADAALQLSKPVASNSVVTLVWSATEGGTYRVESSTNLTSWTTNASNIAAVRDSGNYSGSSAESDKFFRVARTALATYDPVSGTTTNTGGSGTITMAPTSGNRGSSLSIAAVISSSATPPVPPQSGAPVQSFTVGTLTVTGATYTYSGGQGIVTGTLTIPAGAAAGGQTITITFSPPPGQQSGPTYTQANGFTIN, encoded by the coding sequence ATGAATGCGAAACGCTATCCCTACTTGATGGCCGCCATTCTGTTCATCGCCGAATCCCTCCATGCCGATCCGCAACTGACTTCATGGCTCACGACTTACTCCGGCAGATATGCCCGGATCTCCGAGACCGATGCCCAACTTGCCACAGGCACTACTGAGACAACCTGGAGCCGCAATTCCGTGAGCCAAAGCCTGCCCGCTTATTGCGGCATTCAAAATATCTATTCCTCGTCCAACTGGGTTTATATCCGCACCACCGGTTTGGGCAGCCACCAGATGGGACCCTGGTACAATGATGCGACGCGCACGACGCTCTTCGTCAATGTCCCAGCCAACCAGAAGGTGCTCGTCCGCTTCCCGCGCACGCCGACGGTGCCTGCCACCAAGTCCACTGTAGGCGGCGAAATTGGTTACTTCGTGGATGGCGTGGATGCGTTTGATTCGCGCGATGCCGTTTCCTACATCAACTCTACGGGCAGCGATGGTTCACCGCCGGGCGGCGGCGGCACAACCGGCGATGGCATCTGGAATCGCGACGCCTACGTGAACGAAACCATCACCTTCGATCCGGCACTCGCGCATCAGCAAAACACCGGCGTCTATCATTATCACGCGAACCCCATCGCCACTCGTTATCTGGTAGGCGACCATGTGGATTACAACACTGCCACCAAGACTTACACCGAGAGCACGAATGCGCCCACCAAACACTCGCCGATTGTGGGTTGGATGAAAGATGGTTTTCCTCTGTATGGCCCATACGGCTATTCCAATCCGACCAACCCGGCAAGCGGAGTGCGGCGCATGATCTCGGGATTTGTGCTGCGCAACGGACAATACGGCACCGCCAATCTCGCGGCCACCGGTCGCACGACCATTCCTGCGTGGGCAGCCCGCGCGGGAAATCGTTCATCCACTTTGTCTGCCACGGAATATGGTCCGGCAGTGAGCACTTCCTTCCCGCTGGGCCGTTACACGGAAGACAACGACTACCTTGGCGATCTGGGCAAAACGGTTGGAGTGGATTTTGATCTCAACGAATACAATTGCCGTTATTGTGTCACACCGGAATATCCGGGCGGCACTTACGCTTATTTCGTTTGCATCACCAGCAATGGGCTGCCGACCTATCCTTACAATGTTGGCAAACAATTTGTCGGCAGTCCGACTGGCACAGCGGTCACCAGCATCACCGAGACTGTGACCACCAATTTTATGGGCGGGGCGGACGCGGCGTTGCAACTCAGCAAACCGGTGGCCAGCAACAGCGTCGTGACATTGGTGTGGAGTGCAACGGAAGGCGGCACTTATCGCGTGGAGTCATCAACGAACCTCACTTCATGGACGACCAATGCTTCCAACATCGCGGCCGTCCGCGACAGCGGAAACTACAGCGGCAGCAGTGCGGAGAGCGACAAGTTTTTCCGCGTCGCGCGCACTGCACTGGCGACTTACGATCCTGTCTCCGGCACGACTACCAATACGGGCGGCTCTGGCACGATCACCATGGCACCCACTTCGGGCAATCGTGGCTCCAGTTTGAGTATTGCCGCAGTAATCAGCTCCAGTGCAACACCACCCGTGCCACCGCAATCCGGCGCGCCAGTGCAAAGTTTCACGGTGGGCACACTCACTGTAACGGGTGCGACGTACACCTACAGCGGCGGACAGGGAATTGTGACTGGCACCCTCACGATACCGGCCGGCGCTGCGGCAGGTGGCCAGACCATTACCATCACCTTCTCGCCCCCACCCGGGCAGCAGAGCGGCCCGACTTATACCCAGGCCAACGGATTCACCATCAATTAA